A stretch of DNA from Acidobacteriota bacterium:
TCGATCGGTTGGACCGTTCCCAGATCGAACCGGATCAACACTCCGGGAACGGAACCCAGGTCCCATCCCACCGATCCCTGGTGGTTCCAGAAGTCGGTCCCGCTGTTTGATTGCCAGAGTTTTCCGTCGGTGAGGGAGGTCCTGGAGCCGCCGTTGCAGTGGCTGCAGTCTGGTGCGACCGAGAAAGCCGCTTCTTTGCCGGTGAGCAGGTTGTCTCCCGGCAGGGGGAGGATCTGTTGGGACGATGCCGGCGCGGTCAGGACGGTCCCCAGGAACAGGGCGGTTGCGTACTGTTTCATTCGTAGACGACAGGCGCCGAAGGGAATCGCCGGGAATTGAGGCTCCGTTTCGTGGTGCTTGCGAGGATGCGTCATTTTTGGCCTTCTCCTGTTTCCCGGCGTCGCGGAAGGGGGACTGCCGTCCGCCGGGAACCTCTCGGTCGGCGGCAAGGATACTGTTGCGCTTCCGGCGGAAAGGATACCGCCGCTCCAATTTTTTCCGTCAGGACAGTCGAGCGATGACGTTGCCGCGGACGAGCGTTCGGATGGTGTCCTGAAAGACGTTGAGGGTCTCACCGATGTCCTGCTCCGAGTGGGCGGCGGAGGTGACTCCCGCCATGAAGGAGAGCACGTCGACGCCTCTGATCTGGAGATTTTTTTGAAACGCGGAAACGACAGCGCCGGGAACCCCCTTCAGGCGGGTGGCGTCGGTGGTTCTGACCGCGGCGCGGTCGTTGGCGCCCGAACCGGGGTGAGCTTCCAGGTAGACGTGGAATCCGGACGAGTCTCCGTAGGCGTAACCGGCCACCCGCTCCCGTTCCAGGATCTCCTCCATGCCGTCGCGAAGCAGCGCGGCCATGCGGTCGGCTTGGTCCTGCGGCCGGCCGGTGGCGGCCTGTTTCAACGTGGCGATCCCGGCCGCCGCCGAAAGGGGGTTGGCGTTGAAAGTGCCCAGATGTTGGATCCTTTCATGCCGGTCATGGCGGGGGTCTCCCGTGAAATCGAACAGGCTCATGATGTCGGCCCGGCCCACCAGGGCTCCGCCGGGGAGTCCGCCGGCCATGATCTTTCCCAGAACGCTCATGTCGGGGGTGATGCCCACCAGCCCCTGGTAGCCGCCCGGACTGTACCGGAACCCCGTGATGACTTCGTCGTAGATCAACAGCACGCCATGGTCCGCGGTCAAGCGGCGCAGCTCGCGGTTGAATTCGGCGTCGAGAGGGACACGGCCCCAGGACGCACCCGAAGGCTCCAGCATGACGGCGGCAATGTCGGGATCGGTGCGGAACGTCTCGTCGACCACGTCAAGGTCGGCGGGAACGACCACGATGGTGTCGAGCGTGGCAGGAGGGATGCCGGCTGAGATGGAGGCGTCGAATGGAGGCATGGCGCCACGGCCCACGTAGTCGTGCCAGCCGCTGAAGTGGCCCTCGAAGCGGAGCACCTTGGTGCGCCGGGTGAAGGCCCGGGCCACCCGCAACGCCAGCATCGAACCTTCCGTCCCCGAGTTGACGAATCGAACGCGCTCGGCCGAGGGAATCAAATGCTGAATCAGGCCGGCCCACTCGACCTGGACCGGGTGATCCAATCCGAAGTGGAGCCCCTTGCCCATCACCTCGCGGACCGCATCCAGCACTTCCGGAGGGGAGTGGCCCAGCAGGCAGGCCGCGTTCCCCATGCCGTAGTCGATGTACTCGTTTCCGTCAGCGTCCCAGATGCGGGACCCGGCGGCGCGATCGATATAGCGGGGGAAGGGAAACGAAAACCGCAGGTCGTGGCCGACGCCGCCGGCGGTATTGCGTTTCGCCTGCTCGAACAGGTCCCGGCATCTGGGGCCCCGCTCGACGTAGGCCGTCAGCCAACTCTCGGACATATCAGCCTCTCCTGGTGTGGTTAGTCGGACCGAATCGTAACGCGGGTCAAATAGGGGGACGCATACCCCATGCCGGCGATCAGTGTGACCCGATATTGGAGCCAGGTATCGCGGTCCCCTCGCGAGAGCCGGCCCGACTCCGGGACCGTTCTCCAGCCGGCTTGCTCAAGACTATTGCGGTCAGGCGAAAAACGGGCCCGGAGTTGGATCCGGGATCCGCGGGGAGTCTCCGCCTCGCGGGTCAGCTTGATATCTCCGGGCCAAGTGGAGAGATCGAGCGCCGGCGAGGTGTAGGACGCCTCCGGCTTCCGGGTCGCCAGGTTCCCCACGTCCACGTTCTGCAGGAAATGCGGACCCGGCGCCGGCAGATAGCTCCGGTTCGCCACCGAGAATCCGTCCTGAGCGCCCCAGTAGAGATAGCTCTCGACGCTGTGGTTGTCTTCGCCGACCGAGAGCTTGTGGTTCATCACCAGAAGATCGATGTGCCCGTCGTAGTCCATGTCCGCCGCCATGAGAGCCGAAGGGGACTCCCCCGGCAGGTCGGTGCGGCGCCGCCCCGAAAATCCCCCCCGGCCGTCGTTCCAGAACAGCAGCACCGGAAGCTTCCGGTGGCTCCGGGACTGGTATTGGGAGACGGCCAGATCGAGAACGCCGTCCCCGTTCAGGTCCGACGCCAACACGTCGATGGCCCCCACCGTGGGGAAATCGAACCTCGGCTTGGCTTCCAGTCCCCGTTCGTTCCCATGGTAGACCTTGATCCAGGAGTCGGCCCGATTGACCCCGTCGTCCCTGGAATAGGGCCGTAGCAGAACCAGGTCCAGCCAGCCGTCGGCGTCAAGGTCCGCCACCTCCGCGTTGCCGATCCCCGGCTCTTCCAATCTTTGAATCCGTCCGGACGAATAGCCGTCGGGACCGCCCAGCAGAATCTTGCTGTAGGGACTCCCGATGTCCGCGGTCAGGATGTCCAGCCAACCGTCACGGTCGAAATCCAGCAGCCGGCAGTTCTGGCCCAAACGGGCCACGTCCGGAATCCGGATTTGACGGCCGGGATCCGAGAACTTCCGGGGCCCTCCCCAGGCGAGAAAGAGGGTGTCGAAATCGAATCCCACGATGTCCAGGTAGCCGTCCCGGTTCAGGTCGGCGATCTCCCAGGAACCGTTCTCGTTGAGGTCGAATTCGTGCCGCTTCTCCACCGCGGGTCCGCCGGGAGTCCCCCAGTAGAGGTAGCTGGCTCCGGGCAGCCCCGAGTAGTGGCGGCCCGAGTTGGCCACCAGCAGTTCCGCATGGCCGTCGTCATCCAGGTCGACCATGGCGACGCCCATGGCCATGACGCAGGGGTAGCGGCTGACGAAGGCGGGGGAATAGCCGCGGTGAGGCCGTCCCCAGTAGACGTAGACGTACTCGTCCTTGCCCCCGGAGATCCCGCTCCCGGTGTTGCCGAAGAGCAGGTCCTTCCGGTGGTCGCCGTTCAGATCGCCCACCGCCACCGCGGTGGCGCCGAAGGTCTGCAAATCGGTCCGGCGCGCGTCGGCATACCCGTGAACGCTCCCCCAGAAGACATAGGAAGAGACGTCCAGGTTGCCGTAGGCGCCCTCGGAGTAGTTGGCGAAGATGAGTTCGGGAAAGCCATCGCTGTTGAGGTCGGAGACGGCCGCGTCCTTGGCGTTGAGGGTCGGGATGGGGGTTTCGGAGCCGTCCTTTCCCCAGATGACGGCCGAAGTGTCTCCGCCGGCCAGGACGATCTCCAGCCGGCCATCCCGATCCAGGTCCGCCAGGCGTACGCGCGCGCCGCCCCGGTCCAGGGTCGTTTGCAGGACCGGCCGGCGAGACGAGAATGCGAAGAGCCGTAGCTCCTTTTGCGAGAGCGCTGCCAGCATCGTCCCCCGATCCGCTGTTGCAGCCGTCTCCAGGGACACCAGGCCGGGGATCGGAAACCGCGAGGGGGACTCCGGATCGGGCCCCGCACCGCTTCCCCAGTAGACCTCGAGTCCTCCTTCTTGTCCTTGGGTGGCGAAGATCAGGTCGGGATGGCCGTCCGCGTCCAGGTCGGCGATCCGGCAGCCCACGGCGCCGTCGGTGGGCATGGCGCTGCGGTGACGCTCTCCATAGAAATCGGTCGATCCCCAGTAGATATAGGAGCCCGGGTTCCTCCGGCCCGGGCCTTTCCGGTTGGCGAAGACCACGTCCTGTCGGCCGTCCTGGTTCAGGTCTCCCACGGCCACGTCCCGGGCGCCCACCGTGGGCAGTGCGGTGCGGGAGTCGCGCCGGTAGCCGAATTCGGAGCCCCAGTAGATGAGGCTATCGGAGAAGGGGGTGTCCCCCAGTCCCGAGGAGGCGAATAGGATGTCGGCGTGGCCGTCCTGGTCCACGTCG
This window harbors:
- a CDS encoding aminotransferase class III-fold pyridoxal phosphate-dependent enzyme — its product is MSESWLTAYVERGPRCRDLFEQAKRNTAGGVGHDLRFSFPFPRYIDRAAGSRIWDADGNEYIDYGMGNAACLLGHSPPEVLDAVREVMGKGLHFGLDHPVQVEWAGLIQHLIPSAERVRFVNSGTEGSMLALRVARAFTRRTKVLRFEGHFSGWHDYVGRGAMPPFDASISAGIPPATLDTIVVVPADLDVVDETFRTDPDIAAVMLEPSGASWGRVPLDAEFNRELRRLTADHGVLLIYDEVITGFRYSPGGYQGLVGITPDMSVLGKIMAGGLPGGALVGRADIMSLFDFTGDPRHDRHERIQHLGTFNANPLSAAAGIATLKQAATGRPQDQADRMAALLRDGMEEILERERVAGYAYGDSSGFHVYLEAHPGSGANDRAAVRTTDATRLKGVPGAVVSAFQKNLQIRGVDVLSFMAGVTSAAHSEQDIGETLNVFQDTIRTLVRGNVIARLS
- a CDS encoding VCBS repeat-containing protein, with the protein product MSITETTHVEEVETRRNPASRVSLRALLPILLTLGIAQAAELKIVHEGFESFSKGSFEHAGQDIYVSRKGRVQLIRRWDLNNDGYYDLPFASTHNVMVGSIDALGYLQTNRGYRSVLSPLHRSLALYDLWLQEEKSRSSTLRLPADRPSAVLFSDVDQDGHADILFASSGLGDTPFSDSLIYWGSEFGYRRDSRTALPTVGARDVAVGDLNQDGRQDVVFANRKGPGRRNPGSYIYWGSTDFYGERHRSAMPTDGAVGCRIADLDADGHPDLIFATQGQEGGLEVYWGSGAGPDPESPSRFPIPGLVSLETAATADRGTMLAALSQKELRLFAFSSRRPVLQTTLDRGGARVRLADLDRDGRLEIVLAGGDTSAVIWGKDGSETPIPTLNAKDAAVSDLNSDGFPELIFANYSEGAYGNLDVSSYVFWGSVHGYADARRTDLQTFGATAVAVGDLNGDHRKDLLFGNTGSGISGGKDEYVYVYWGRPHRGYSPAFVSRYPCVMAMGVAMVDLDDDGHAELLVANSGRHYSGLPGASYLYWGTPGGPAVEKRHEFDLNENGSWEIADLNRDGYLDIVGFDFDTLFLAWGGPRKFSDPGRQIRIPDVARLGQNCRLLDFDRDGWLDILTADIGSPYSKILLGGPDGYSSGRIQRLEEPGIGNAEVADLDADGWLDLVLLRPYSRDDGVNRADSWIKVYHGNERGLEAKPRFDFPTVGAIDVLASDLNGDGVLDLAVSQYQSRSHRKLPVLLFWNDGRGGFSGRRRTDLPGESPSALMAADMDYDGHIDLLVMNHKLSVGEDNHSVESYLYWGAQDGFSVANRSYLPAPGPHFLQNVDVGNLATRKPEASYTSPALDLSTWPGDIKLTREAETPRGSRIQLRARFSPDRNSLEQAGWRTVPESGRLSRGDRDTWLQYRVTLIAGMGYASPYLTRVTIRSD